From Candidatus Methanoperedens sp., a single genomic window includes:
- a CDS encoding acyltransferase — protein sequence MNYYKHPTAIVESVEIGEGSKIWHFVHIREHAIIGKNCNIGKSVYVDAEVKIGDNVKIQNFASIYRGVEIKDDVFIGPSAVFTNDLYPRASIWGEERIVPTIVKKGSSIGANATIICGVTVGEYAMVGAGSVVTKDVPPFSLVFGNPARMRGSVCYCGKRLSEIMDDGEDEVVYKCECGKIVKIMKEW from the coding sequence ATTATAAACACCCTACGGCAATAGTAGAAAGCGTTGAAATTGGAGAAGGATCCAAAATATGGCATTTTGTACACATCAGAGAACATGCTATAATTGGAAAGAACTGCAATATAGGAAAGAGTGTTTATGTTGATGCAGAAGTCAAAATAGGAGATAATGTAAAAATCCAGAATTTTGCATCGATATACAGGGGCGTTGAAATAAAAGATGATGTTTTCATCGGTCCCTCTGCTGTTTTTACAAATGACCTGTATCCAAGGGCATCTATCTGGGGAGAAGAGCGGATAGTTCCTACAATTGTAAAAAAAGGCTCAAGCATAGGTGCTAATGCAACCATTATTTGCGGGGTGACGGTTGGAGAGTACGCTATGGTCGGCGCAGGAAGCGTTGTTACAAAAGATGTACCTCCATTCAGTCTGGTTTTTGGAAATCCTGCCCGGATGAGAGGTTCTGTTTGCTATTGCGGGAAAAGATTGAGTGAAATCATGGATGATGGAGAGGACGAGGTCGTTTATAAATGTGAATGCGGGAAAATAGTCAAAATTATGAAAGAGTGGTGA